A genomic window from Brassica oleracea var. oleracea cultivar TO1000 chromosome C8, BOL, whole genome shotgun sequence includes:
- the LOC106312119 gene encoding pentatricopeptide repeat-containing protein At1g08610 isoform X1, with protein sequence MSNPQKHKKTHAQAQSLFLKSKKKKRPNGLFGYEILTESVLCFLSKKKVLNFREMTSSNLLLEAHFLPIPNPSRFRSVQKETVLRYTTLHSSSLCIEPVDDDHYRATNNKAKPPRMVFSSDGPITENKQDANNDILHSLCTYGKLTDACKLVEVMARHNQLPHFPSCTNLVRGLARIDQTDKAMCILKIMVMSGGVPDTITYNMVIGNLCKKGDLRSALSLLEDMSLSGTSPDVITYNTLIRFMCDNGNAEDAVEFWKRQLLNGCPPYMITFTVLVELVCRYCGSGRAIKVLEDMAVEGCYPDIVTYNSLVNFNCRRGTLEDVALVIKHILSHGAELNTVTYNTLLHSLCSHGYWDEVDEILSIMYDTSYSPTVITYNILINGLCKAGMLSRAIDFFYQMLEQGCSPDIVTYNTVLGAMSKEGMVNEAMVLLGLLRKTRCCSPGLISYNSVIDGLARKGMMEKALALYNQMVEAGVCPDDITRRSLIYGFCRANLVEEASQVLKETSNRGNGIRGSTYRLVVQGLCKKGEMEMAVQVVEIMLTSGCKPDERIYTAIVKGVEEMGMGSEAGELRKKLRQWKLLREV encoded by the exons ATGTCAAACCCCCAGAAACACAAAAAAACACACGCACAGGCACAGTCATTGTTCCTAAAATCGAAGAAGAAGAAAAGACCAAACG GTTTGTTTGGTTATGAGATTCTAACAGAAAGTGTTCTCTGCTTTTTGTCAAAAAAAAAGGTTCTAAATTTTCGAGAGATGACGTCATCAAACCTCCTACTCGAGGCCCACTTCTTGCCCATTCCAAACCCGTCTCGTTTCCGTTCCGTGCAGAAAGAAACTGTTCTGAGATACACTACCTTGCACAGTAGCAGTCTCTGCATTGAACCTGTAGATGATGATCACTATAGAGCCACCAACAACAAAGCGAAACCACCGAGGATGGTTTTCTCATCAGATGGACCAATCACAGAGAACAAGCAAGACGCAAACAACGACATCCTCCACAGCCTCTGCACCTACGGGAAGCTAACAGACGCCTGCAAACTCGTCGAGGTCATGGCTCGTCACAACCAACTCCCTCACTTCCCTTCCTGCACCAACCTAGTCCGCGGCCTAGCAAGAATCGACCAAACCGATAAAGCAATGTGTATACTTAAAATCATGGTGATGTCCGGTGGAGTTCCGGACACCATCACATACAACATGGTCATCGGTAACCTCTGCAAGAAAGGCGATCTGAGATCCGCTTTGTCCCTCTTAGAAGACATGAGCCTGAGCGGGACATCTCCGGACGTGATCACTTACAATACACTGATCCGGTTCATGTGTGATAACGGGAACGCAGAGGACGCGGTTGAGTTTTGGAAACGTCAGTTACTTAACGGTTGTCCTCCTTACATGATCACCTTCACTGTGCTGGTGGAGCTTGTGTGTAGATACTGCGGGAGCGGTAGAGCTATAAAGGTGTTGGAGGACATGGCGGTTGAAGGTTGTTATCCTGATATTGTAACGTATAACTCTCTTGTGAACTTTAACTGCAGGAGAGGGACGTTGGAGGATGTTGCATTGGTGATTAAACACATTTTGTCTCACGGAGCTGAACTCAACACCGTGACTTACAACACGCTCTTGCATTCGCTCTGTTCGCACGGGTACTGGGACGAAGTTGATGAGATCTTGAGCATAATGTACGACACTTCGTACTCTCCTACGGTTATCACTTACAACATTTTGATCAACGGTTTGTGCAAGGCGGGGATGTTGAGCCGCGCGATCGATTTCTTCTACCAGATGCTGGAGCAGGGATGTTCGCCTGACATCGTCACTTACAACACGGTTCTTGGAGCAATGTCTAAAGAGGGAATGGTCAACGAGGCGATGGTGTTGCTTGGTTTGCTGAGGAAGACTAGGTGTTGTTCTCCTGGGCTGATCAGTTACAACTCCGTGATCGATGGGTTGGCTAGGAAGGGTATGATGGAGAAAGCGTTGGCGCTGTACAATCAGATGGTGGAGGCTGGAGTGTGTCCTGATGATATAACGCGCCGGTCTTTGATTTACGGGTTCTGCAGGGCGAACTTGGTTGAGGAAGCGAGTCAGGTTTTGAAGGAGACGAGTAATAGAGGGAATGGGATTAGAGGGAGTACTTATAGGTTGGTGGTTCAGGGGCTGTGCAAGAAGGGAGAGATGGAGATGGCGGTGCAGGTTGTTGAGATCATGCTGACGAGTGGGTGTAAGCCGGATGAGAGGATATATACAGCGATTGTTAAAGGTGTGGAGGAGATGGGAATGGGGAGTGAGGCTGGTGAGTTGCGGAAGAAGCTTAGGCAGTGGAAACTCTTGAGAGAAGTGTAG
- the LOC106312711 gene encoding uncharacterized protein LOC106312711: MAKYNEIAKKKREAKADRKRAIHGDPLTNKLKSRAPVVAVSGKRQKKLLRKWRREQKEMVEKGLVTMEDVEMASAEVASEDSEKPARKFSVKKTIKLNKLKNKGNKKKSQKAGGKVSTDQMLE, translated from the exons ATGGCGAAATACAATGAGATAGCGAAGAAGAAGAGGGAGGCGAAAGCGGATAGGAAGCGAGCAATCCACGGCGATCCACTCACTAATAAACTGAAGTCCAGAGCTCCCGTTGTCGCCGTCTCCGGTAAACGTCAGAAAAAACTCCTTCGCAAATGGCGCAGA GAGCAGAAAGAGATGGTTGAGAAGGGTCTTGTTACTATGGAGGACGTAGAGATGGCTTCTGCTGAAG TTGCATCAGAAGACTCCGAGAAACCTGCAAGAAAATTTAGCGTGAAGAAGACAATAAAGCTCAATAAACTAAAGAATAAAG GCAACAAGAAGAAAAGCCAGAAAGCTGGTGGCAAAGTATCTACTGATCAGATGCTAGAATGA
- the LOC106312119 gene encoding pentatricopeptide repeat-containing protein At1g08610 isoform X2, with translation MTSSNLLLEAHFLPIPNPSRFRSVQKETVLRYTTLHSSSLCIEPVDDDHYRATNNKAKPPRMVFSSDGPITENKQDANNDILHSLCTYGKLTDACKLVEVMARHNQLPHFPSCTNLVRGLARIDQTDKAMCILKIMVMSGGVPDTITYNMVIGNLCKKGDLRSALSLLEDMSLSGTSPDVITYNTLIRFMCDNGNAEDAVEFWKRQLLNGCPPYMITFTVLVELVCRYCGSGRAIKVLEDMAVEGCYPDIVTYNSLVNFNCRRGTLEDVALVIKHILSHGAELNTVTYNTLLHSLCSHGYWDEVDEILSIMYDTSYSPTVITYNILINGLCKAGMLSRAIDFFYQMLEQGCSPDIVTYNTVLGAMSKEGMVNEAMVLLGLLRKTRCCSPGLISYNSVIDGLARKGMMEKALALYNQMVEAGVCPDDITRRSLIYGFCRANLVEEASQVLKETSNRGNGIRGSTYRLVVQGLCKKGEMEMAVQVVEIMLTSGCKPDERIYTAIVKGVEEMGMGSEAGELRKKLRQWKLLREV, from the coding sequence ATGACGTCATCAAACCTCCTACTCGAGGCCCACTTCTTGCCCATTCCAAACCCGTCTCGTTTCCGTTCCGTGCAGAAAGAAACTGTTCTGAGATACACTACCTTGCACAGTAGCAGTCTCTGCATTGAACCTGTAGATGATGATCACTATAGAGCCACCAACAACAAAGCGAAACCACCGAGGATGGTTTTCTCATCAGATGGACCAATCACAGAGAACAAGCAAGACGCAAACAACGACATCCTCCACAGCCTCTGCACCTACGGGAAGCTAACAGACGCCTGCAAACTCGTCGAGGTCATGGCTCGTCACAACCAACTCCCTCACTTCCCTTCCTGCACCAACCTAGTCCGCGGCCTAGCAAGAATCGACCAAACCGATAAAGCAATGTGTATACTTAAAATCATGGTGATGTCCGGTGGAGTTCCGGACACCATCACATACAACATGGTCATCGGTAACCTCTGCAAGAAAGGCGATCTGAGATCCGCTTTGTCCCTCTTAGAAGACATGAGCCTGAGCGGGACATCTCCGGACGTGATCACTTACAATACACTGATCCGGTTCATGTGTGATAACGGGAACGCAGAGGACGCGGTTGAGTTTTGGAAACGTCAGTTACTTAACGGTTGTCCTCCTTACATGATCACCTTCACTGTGCTGGTGGAGCTTGTGTGTAGATACTGCGGGAGCGGTAGAGCTATAAAGGTGTTGGAGGACATGGCGGTTGAAGGTTGTTATCCTGATATTGTAACGTATAACTCTCTTGTGAACTTTAACTGCAGGAGAGGGACGTTGGAGGATGTTGCATTGGTGATTAAACACATTTTGTCTCACGGAGCTGAACTCAACACCGTGACTTACAACACGCTCTTGCATTCGCTCTGTTCGCACGGGTACTGGGACGAAGTTGATGAGATCTTGAGCATAATGTACGACACTTCGTACTCTCCTACGGTTATCACTTACAACATTTTGATCAACGGTTTGTGCAAGGCGGGGATGTTGAGCCGCGCGATCGATTTCTTCTACCAGATGCTGGAGCAGGGATGTTCGCCTGACATCGTCACTTACAACACGGTTCTTGGAGCAATGTCTAAAGAGGGAATGGTCAACGAGGCGATGGTGTTGCTTGGTTTGCTGAGGAAGACTAGGTGTTGTTCTCCTGGGCTGATCAGTTACAACTCCGTGATCGATGGGTTGGCTAGGAAGGGTATGATGGAGAAAGCGTTGGCGCTGTACAATCAGATGGTGGAGGCTGGAGTGTGTCCTGATGATATAACGCGCCGGTCTTTGATTTACGGGTTCTGCAGGGCGAACTTGGTTGAGGAAGCGAGTCAGGTTTTGAAGGAGACGAGTAATAGAGGGAATGGGATTAGAGGGAGTACTTATAGGTTGGTGGTTCAGGGGCTGTGCAAGAAGGGAGAGATGGAGATGGCGGTGCAGGTTGTTGAGATCATGCTGACGAGTGGGTGTAAGCCGGATGAGAGGATATATACAGCGATTGTTAAAGGTGTGGAGGAGATGGGAATGGGGAGTGAGGCTGGTGAGTTGCGGAAGAAGCTTAGGCAGTGGAAACTCTTGAGAGAAGTGTAG
- the LOC106312120 gene encoding probable low-specificity L-threonine aldolase 1 has protein sequence MVMRTVDIRSDTVTRPTDAMREAMGSAEVDDDVLGYDPTARRLEEEIAKMMGKEAALFVPSGTMGNLICVMVHCDVRGSEVILGDNCHIHVYENGGISTIGGVHPKTIKNEEDGTMDLGAIEAAIRDPKGSTFYPSTRLICLENTHANSGGRCLSVEYTDRVGEMAKRHGLKLHIDGARIFNASIALGVPVHRLVQAADSVSVCLSKGLGAPIGSVVVGSQSFIEKAKTLRKTLGGGMRQIGVLCAAALVALQENLPKLQFDHKKTKLLAEGLNQMKGIRVNVTAVETNMLFMDMEDGSKLTAEKLRKSLTEHGIHVIPENSSRIRMVIHHQITTSDVHYTLSCLQQAVQMIQEPSRN, from the exons ATGGTGATGCGAACTGTGGATATACGGTCAGACACCGTGACTAGACCAACTGATGCGATGCGTGAAGCAATGGGAAGCGCAGAAGTAGACGATGACGTCCTCGGCTACGACCCAACGGCTCGACGTCTTGAAGAGGAGATAGCCAAGATGATGGGGAAAGAAGCGGCTCTCTTCGTGCCATCTGGTACAATGGGGAATCTCATATGCGTTATGGTCCACTGCGACGTGAGAGGCAGCGAGGTGATTCTTGGCGACAACTGTCACATCCATGTTTACGAGAATGGAGGGATATCAACGATAGGAGGCGTGCATCCCAAGACAATCAAGAATGAAGAAGACGGGACAATGGACTTGGGGGCTATAGAAGCAGCTATTAGAGACCCTAAAGGAAGCACGTTTTATCCATCAACAAGGTTGATTTGCTTGGAGAACACACACGCCAA CTCCGGTGGGAGATGTTTGAGCGTGGAATATACAGATAGAGTTGGAGAGATGGCGAAGAGACATGGTTTAAAGCTTCATATCGATGGAGCTCGCATTTTTAATGCTTCCATT GCACTTGGAGTTCCAGTCCATAGGCTTGTACAGGCTGCTGACTCTGTTTCG GTGTGTCTCTCTAAAGGTCTTGGAGCTCCGATAGGATCTGTAGTCGTTGGGTCACAGAGTTTCATAGAAAAGGCAAAAACGTTAAGAAAAACATTAGGTGGAGGAATGAGACAAATAGGCGTCCTGTGTGCAGCCGCTTTGGTCGCACTTCAAGAGAATCTCCCAAAGTTACAATTTGACCACAAGAAGACAAAGTTGTTAGCTG AAGGGTTGAATCAAATGAAAGGGATTAGAGTGAACGTTACAGCCGTGGAGACCAACATG TTATTCATGGATATGGAGGATGGATCAAAACTTACCGCTGAGAAACTGCGCAAGAGTTTAACTGAACATGGCATTCATGTCATCCCGGAAAACTCGTCCCG GATCAGAATGGTTATACACCACCAGATAACAACAAGTGATGTGCATTACACATTGTCTTGCTTACAA CAAGCAGTGCAAATGATTCAGGAACCAAGCCGGAACTGA
- the LOC106309381 gene encoding protein CHROMATIN REMODELING 20-like, with amino-acid sequence MDAREENEDPMEMQDDQQMEENNNQDEEMQDVDTRSESCVSLSDDEEQLLMGHDDELDLEKPLSEEEIDELISELVGVESKAAEAQKAIEEESLAKVEGEVREKLARTLRGVELDKSVSAEMMTFKDVWEETLDNLEIKSANLLEQLDGAGVELPKLYKMIESQAPSRCHTEFWKKRTHWVGTQVTEETVESLANAETFLHTHRPVRKRHGKLLEEGASGFLEKKFADDGVKESLAGPSELDWSSLNKVFTEKKDEAVSFGSKNWASVYSASTPQQAAAMGFEFPGVNEVEEIEEIDAVLEGTFFADAMENERELALAEEQKKNYKRVREDDDINIDRQLRLHLNRKRRKTRSKQVIRHEAENSDDESACLYENNTVPNRASIVDIPDDASSDEHIDCHMVVGEKQRTMSGLQDEVDGYLHEDWWVDSLDKTNYKDSDYSGKMILLLDILTMCADVGDKALVFSQSIPTLDLIELYLSRLPRNGKQGKFWKKGKDWYRIDGKTVSSERQKLVDRFNEPENKRVKCTLISTRAESLGINLYAANRVIIVDGSWNPTYDLQAIYGAWRYGQKKPVFAYRLMARGTIEEKIYKPQVTKEGRAARVVDRQQVHRNISKEEMLHLFEFDEAEDSQNTSQKVGCCSDKMMENLLQRHNPNWISSLHEHETLLKENEEEKLTKEEKDKAWEVYRRAFEWEGVQRVAPELQKPLPSPQTVPPRLPKRFNRSRFVIPNCTRTAHQRTFIAQGRKVDSSTVCGECGLVLTWEDVTTPAPKIDYF; translated from the exons ATGGATGCAAGAGAGGAAAACGAGGATCCAATGGAGATGCAAGATGACCAACAGATGGAAGAAAACAACAATCAAGATGAGGAGATGCAGGATGTTGATACAAGATCTGAAAGTTGTGTTTCTCTTTCTGATGATGAAGAACAATTGCTGATGGGACATGATGATGAGTTGGATCTTGAG AAACCTCTGAGCGAGGAAGAGATAGACGAGTTGATTTCAGAGCTTGTGGGAGTAGAGAGTAAG GCGGCAGAAGCTCAAAAAGCAATTGAAGAGGAGTCTCTTGCTAAAGTAGAGGGTGAAGTTAGGGAGAAACTAGCACGCACACTCCGTGGTGTTGAG CTGGATAAATCTGTATCAGCTGAAATGATGACTTTTAAAGACGTATGGGAGGAAACTCTTGATAATCTTGAAATTAAAAGTGCAAACTTGTTG GAACAACTTGATGGTGCTGGAGTCGAACTTCCAAAGTTGTACAAAATGATTGAAAGTCAAGCCCCTAGTCGTTGCCACACAGAATTTTGGAAAAAAAGAACCCACTGGGTTGGGACTCAGGTAACAGAAGAAACAGTGGAATCATTGGCAAACGCAGAGACTTTTCTTCACACACACCGTCCTGTCCGAAA ACGACATGGGAAACTTTTGGAGGAGGGAGCTAGTGGGTTTCTGGAGAAAAAGTTTGCTGATGATGGTGTTAAAGAATCTCTAGCTGGACCATCTGAACTTGACTGGTCATCTCTCAACAAAGTTTTTACGGAAAAAAAGGATGAGGCTGTCTCCTTTGGTAGTAAGAATTGGGCTTCTGTTTACTCGGCAAGCACTCCACAACAAGCTGCAGCCATGGGATTCGAGTTTCCAGGAGTCAATGAG GTGGAGGAAATTGAAGAGATTGATGCAGTCTTGGAAGGTACCTTTTTTGCTGATGCAATGGAAAACGAAAGAGAGCTTGCCCTAGCTGAAGAACAAAAGAAAAACTATAAAAGG GTCAGAGAGGATGATGATATAAATATTGATCGTCAACTTCGACTTCATTTGAATCGGAAGAGACGCAAGACAAGATCTAAACAG GTTATCAGGCACGAGGCAGAGAATAGTGATGATGAGTCTGCGTGTTTGTATGAGAATAATACTGTCCCTAACCGAGCTAGCATTGTTGATATTCCAGATGACGCTTCAAGTGATGAACATATAGACTGCCACATGGTTGTGGGAG AGAAACAAAGAACTATGAGTGGTTTGCAAGACGAAGTAGATGGCTACCTCCATGAG GACTGGTGGGTGGACTCACTTGACAAAACTAACTACAAGGACTCGGACTATAGTGGCAAAATGATCTTGCTGCTGGATATTTTAACCATGTGTGCTGATGTGGGTGATAAGGCCCTCGTGTTTAGCCAGAGTATCCCAACACTGGATCTCATAGAACTTTATCTTTCAAGGCTACCTCGTAATGGCAAACAAGGAAAGTTCTGGAAGAAGGGTAAAGACTGGTACAG AATTGATGGAAAAACCGTAAGCTCAGAACGCCAGAAGCTGGTTGATAGGTTCAATGAGCCTGAAAACAAAAGGGTGAAATGCACACTAATCTCAACCAGAGCTGAATCCCTTGGGATTAATCTTTATGCTGCTAACCGTGTGATCATAGTCGATGGTTCATGGAATCCAACTTATGATCTTCAAGCTATATATGGAGCTTGGAGGTATGGTCAGAAGAAGCCAGTATTTGCCTACAGGTTGATGGCACGTGGGACTATTGAAGAGAAGATATATAAACCGCAAGTGACTAAGGAGGGGCGTGCTGCAAGAGTTGTGGATAGACAACAAGTGCATAGGAACATCTCCAAAGAAGAGATGTTGCATCTTTTTGAATTTGACGAAGCTGAAGATAGCCAAAACACTTCACAGAAGGTTGGTTGCTGCTCAGACAAGATGATGGAGAACTTACTACAGAGACACAACCCCAA TTGGATCTCTAGTTTACATGAGCATGAGACATTGCTAAAAGAAAATGAAGAGGAGAAACTGACAAAGGAAGAAAAAGACAAGGCCTGGGAAGTTTACAGGAGAGCGTTTGAGTGGGAAGGAGTTCAGCGTGTAGCTCCAGAGCTCCAAAAACCTTTGCCTTCACCACAAACAGTGCCCCCACGGCTCCCAAAGAGGTTCAACAGAAGTCGTTTTGTGATCCCCAACTGCACTAGAACGGCGCATCAGCGTACATTCATAGCCCAAGGAAGAAAAGTTGATAGCAGCACGGTTTGTGGTGAGTGTGGGCTCGTCTTAACGTGGGAAGATGTTACTACACCTGCGCCCAAAATAGATTACTTTTGA